A stretch of DNA from Armatimonadota bacterium:
CACTCCAGCAGGAGTGACCTCACCCTCCCGCGCCGATTGACGCCCGCGGCGGAGGCGTGCTAGAATGTGCCTACATCAGATAGACAGGTGGGCACACTTTGGCTGTCAGGACGTTCGTCTTCGACCTCGACGGAGTCGTCTACCGCGGGGAACAGCCTCTCCCGGGCGCGGCGGATACGATCCGGTCACTCCGGCAACTCGGCCATCAGGTCTTCTTCTTCACCAATAACTCCAGCAAGTCCCGACCGTTCTACCAGGAGAAGCTCCAGCGCATGGATATCCCCGCGGATGTCGAGCACATCATGACCGCGGGTTACGCTGCCGCGCTCTACCTTCTTGAGACCGGGGCGAAGGGGGCTTCCGTGCTCGCGATCGGGGAGTTCGGCCTGCTGGGCGAACTCGAAGCGGCCGGCATGGAGCTGACTGATGAGGAGCCGGTAGACTACGTCGTAGTCGGCATAGACCGCAAGTTCAACTACGACACGCTGGTCAAAGCCCAGCATGCGATCCTTCACGGCGCACGGTTCATCGCCACGAATCCCGACACGACCTATCCGCTCGAGGGCGGCCGCATCGTTCCCGGCAACGGGGCACTGGTAGCGGCGATTCAGGCGGCGTCCGGTGTAGAGCCGATCATGATCGGGAAGCCCGAGACGCCTGCGATGCACGAGATTCTCGAGCTGGCCCACGCGACTGCAGCGGATACGGTCGTCGTGGGCGACCGACTGGACACCGACATCCAAGCCGGCAACCGCATCGGCGCGACGACGGTGCTGGTGCTGACCGGTATCACCACGCAGGCGGAAGCCGAGGCAGCGCAAGGTGACTCCAAACCGCATTTCGTCATCGAGCGGTTGCCCGATCTGCTCAACGTCTTGGGGATAAATGACTGACAAAGCGGCGGCCAGGGTCTTGACGATCGCGGGTTCGGATCCGAGCGCGGGGGCCGGCATCCAGGCCGACCTGCGGGTCTTCGAGCGGCTGGGATGCTACGGCATGACGGTCGTGACCGCCGTTACGGCGCAGAATACCGTCGGGGTGCAGAAGATCCACAAGGTGCCGCCGAGGATCATCGCCGCTCAGATCGACTCGGTGATGCGCGACGTGGGCGCGGACGCCTGCAAGATCGGCATGCTCTACACTCAGCAGGCGGTGGATGTCGTGTCGGAACGCATTGACCGGCGCGAGATATCGAACGTCGTGCTCGACCCCGTGATCGCCGCGAAGGACGGCACACGTCTTCTCTCCGGCAAGGGGATTGAGCGGATGAAGCGCCGGCTGATCCGGCGGTGTCTCGTCGTGACGCCGAACGCAGTCGAGGCCGGCATCCTGTCGGGCGTGGAGGTGCGGTCGGTGACGGAGCTCAGGGAAGCCGCCGGGGTGATACACGGCTACGGATGCGGGTACGTCCTTGCGAAAGGTGGGCATCTCGACGGAGAGGCGACGGACGTGCTTTTCGACGGCAAGGAGTTCGTCGAACTCCCGGCGCTCCGCATCGAAGGCCCGCCGATGCACGGGACCGGATGCGCGTTCTCAGCGGCGCTGGCGGCGCGCATAGCACTGGGCGACGATGTGCCGGCTGCTGCCCGGTTCGCGAAAGGCTTCGTGGCGGACCTCATCAAGTCCGCCGTCAACATCGGCAGAGGCAGCCGTCTGTGGCGTATGCATTGATGGGCTCGGTCTCCAAAGGAGACCCGACTGTGGGCGTGGAATAGTCACTGGGTTTTATGACAAAGGCATGAGGGGGAATGGCATGACAAAGTTCATTTTCGTGACGGGGGGCGTAGTTTCGTCAATCGGCAAGGGGATCACGGCCGCGTCGCTCGGGAGGCTGTTGAAGAACCGCGGCTTCAAGGTGACGATGCAGAAACTCGATCCTTACATCAACGTGGACGCGGGAACGATGAATCCGTTCCAGCACGGCGAGGTGTTCGTCACCAACGACGGGGCCGAGACCGATCTGGACCTCGGGCATTACGAGCGATTCGTGGACGTCGAACTCACCCGCGAGTCGAACGTGACTACCGGCACGATCTACGGCGCCGTCATCGAGAAGGAGCGTCGGGGCGACTACCTCGGCGGAACCGTGCAGGTGATCCCCCACATCACCGACGAGATCAAGCTGAGGATTCGCAGGTGCGCCGCCGATGCCAGTGCGGATGTGGCCGTCGTCGAGATAGGGGGCACCGTCGGCGACATCGAGGGCCTGCCTTTCCTCGAGGCGATCCGCCAGTTCAAGAAGGATGTCGGAGCCGAGAACGTGCTCTACATCCACGTTACCCTCATACCCTTCGTCGGCCCGTGGGGCGAGGTCAAGACCAAGCCGACCCAGCACAGCGTCATCAAGCTGCGCGAAATCGGCATCCACCCCGATATCCTCGTGTGTCGCTCGAAGCTCCCGCTTAGCGACGACATGAAGGAGAAGATATCGCTCTTCTGCGACGTCGAGAAGGAAGCGGTCATCGAAGCGCTCGACACGGAGTGCATCTACGATATCCCCCTCAAATTCGAATCGCTTGGGATGGCGGAACTAGTCGTCCAGAGGCTGCGCCTGGAGGACGGCCATCCCGACCTGAGCGAGTGGGAGAGCATCGTAGACATGATCAAGAAGCCCAAGCGCAAGACGACGGTCGCCGTCGTCGGCAAGTACGTCGCGAACGGCGATGCCTACATCAGCATCGGCGAGGCGGTCAAGCACGGCGGCGTGGCAAACAACGCCGGCATCAACATCAAGTGGATTGATTCCGAGGACATTGAAGAGCAGGGGCCTGACGCGCTTCTAGGCGACGCGAACGGCATCATCGTCGCCGGCGGATTCGGCGGCCGCGGCGTCGAGGGCAAGATCGCGGCGGTGAAGTACGCGCGCGAGAAGCAGATCCCCTTCCTCGGTCTCTGCTACGGGCTCCAGATGGCCGTGATCGAGTACGCGAGGCACGTGTGCGGACTCGACTGCGCGAACACCGAGGAGGTGTGCCCGGACGGTCCTCACTCCGTCATCCATCTGCTCCCGGAGCAGGAGGGAGTCAGGGCGAAGGGCGGCACGATGCGCCTCGGCGTCTACCCGTGCCGGATCACCGAGGGCACCCTCGCCTGGAAGCTCTACGCCGACGAACTCGTCTACGAGCGCCACCGTCACCGGTTCGAGGTGAACAACGCTTACCGCGAGCAGTTGTCGGGGGCGGGGCTCACATTTTCCGGCCTCTCGCCGGACAACCGCCTGGTGGAGGTGATTGAGATCGCCGATCACCCCTACTTCATCGCGACCCAGTTTCACCCGGAGTTCAAGTCGCGTCCGAACCGCGCGCACCCGCTCTTCGCCGGCCTGGTGAAATCCGCTCTGCAGTGCAAGAGGTCGTAGAAACGCACGCTGTTCGCATTATTGCACGGAAGGGAGTTGAACTCCGCGACCTCGGCGCAGGGGGCGCAACCCCCTTGCGAGTCGCGCGGGCCGGAGTACAACTCCGGCCCGAACAACGATACGGGTGATTGCGCTTGTCTATCATAGGCACCGTCCTCTCCATATTCCTGCTGCTGTTCGCCGGCTATGCGATCAAGAAGGTCCGCATCATGAAGCCGGACGATGCGGAGATACTGAACACGGTCGTGTTGTATCTCACGCTGCCGGCGTTCATCTTCCAGGCGATCTATGGGTATCGCGGCCAACTCTCACTCGAGATAGCCAAGGTGCCGGTGTTCGGCTTTCTGGCGATGCTGGGTGTGATGCTCCTCGCGTGGCTGATCGGGCGGGCGCTTCGCCTTGACAAGTGCATGATCGGCGGGTTGATCGTCGTCAGCGCGTTCGGGAACACGGGGTTTCTGGGGTTTCCCGTCGTTCAGGCTGCGTTTCGCGACAAGGGGGCGCTCGTGACCGCCGTGATGTACGACGAACTGGCGATGGCCTTTCCACTGTACACGCTCGGCCTGTTCGTGACCGCTCTGTTCAGCGGGGAGAAGCTGAGCAGGGAGTTCATGCTGCGCGTCTTCAAGCTGCCGAGCATGTGGGCGATTCCGCTCGCGCTTATCCTGAGGCCGCATCCGCTTCCCCATCCGCTGCTCGACGCGATTCGGTACCTGTCGGACGGCACGATTCCCGTCGTGATGATCTCGCTCGGCCTGTCTCTGAGCGCGAGCAGGATCAAGGGGTATGCCGTCCCGGTGCTCGTCGCGTGCCTGTTGAAGATGGCGGTCCTGCCCTTCCTGACGCATCACACGATGGCTCTCGTCGGCGTGCGGGACACCATGCACCAGGTGACGGTGCTGGAGTCCGCAATGCCCCCGGCCATGATGTCGGCGGTGATCGCGGGGCGTTTCGGCAGGTGCGGCGGGTTCGCCACCAGCGCGATCTTCGTCGCCACCCTGCTCAGCCTCCTGACGATCCCGCTGACCCTTGTGATTCTCGGAGTAGGCTAGGGCGCGGGCGCGCCGATGCAGGCGTATCGCCGGAAGGTA
This window harbors:
- a CDS encoding AEC family transporter; amino-acid sequence: MSIIGTVLSIFLLLFAGYAIKKVRIMKPDDAEILNTVVLYLTLPAFIFQAIYGYRGQLSLEIAKVPVFGFLAMLGVMLLAWLIGRALRLDKCMIGGLIVVSAFGNTGFLGFPVVQAAFRDKGALVTAVMYDELAMAFPLYTLGLFVTALFSGEKLSREFMLRVFKLPSMWAIPLALILRPHPLPHPLLDAIRYLSDGTIPVVMISLGLSLSASRIKGYAVPVLVACLLKMAVLPFLTHHTMALVGVRDTMHQVTVLESAMPPAMMSAVIAGRFGRCGGFATSAIFVATLLSLLTIPLTLVILGVG
- the thiD gene encoding bifunctional hydroxymethylpyrimidine kinase/phosphomethylpyrimidine kinase, giving the protein MTDKAAARVLTIAGSDPSAGAGIQADLRVFERLGCYGMTVVTAVTAQNTVGVQKIHKVPPRIIAAQIDSVMRDVGADACKIGMLYTQQAVDVVSERIDRREISNVVLDPVIAAKDGTRLLSGKGIERMKRRLIRRCLVVTPNAVEAGILSGVEVRSVTELREAAGVIHGYGCGYVLAKGGHLDGEATDVLFDGKEFVELPALRIEGPPMHGTGCAFSAALAARIALGDDVPAAARFAKGFVADLIKSAVNIGRGSRLWRMH
- a CDS encoding CTP synthase, whose translation is MTKFIFVTGGVVSSIGKGITAASLGRLLKNRGFKVTMQKLDPYINVDAGTMNPFQHGEVFVTNDGAETDLDLGHYERFVDVELTRESNVTTGTIYGAVIEKERRGDYLGGTVQVIPHITDEIKLRIRRCAADASADVAVVEIGGTVGDIEGLPFLEAIRQFKKDVGAENVLYIHVTLIPFVGPWGEVKTKPTQHSVIKLREIGIHPDILVCRSKLPLSDDMKEKISLFCDVEKEAVIEALDTECIYDIPLKFESLGMAELVVQRLRLEDGHPDLSEWESIVDMIKKPKRKTTVAVVGKYVANGDAYISIGEAVKHGGVANNAGINIKWIDSEDIEEQGPDALLGDANGIIVAGGFGGRGVEGKIAAVKYAREKQIPFLGLCYGLQMAVIEYARHVCGLDCANTEEVCPDGPHSVIHLLPEQEGVRAKGGTMRLGVYPCRITEGTLAWKLYADELVYERHRHRFEVNNAYREQLSGAGLTFSGLSPDNRLVEVIEIADHPYFIATQFHPEFKSRPNRAHPLFAGLVKSALQCKRS
- a CDS encoding HAD-IIA family hydrolase, giving the protein MAVRTFVFDLDGVVYRGEQPLPGAADTIRSLRQLGHQVFFFTNNSSKSRPFYQEKLQRMDIPADVEHIMTAGYAAALYLLETGAKGASVLAIGEFGLLGELEAAGMELTDEEPVDYVVVGIDRKFNYDTLVKAQHAILHGARFIATNPDTTYPLEGGRIVPGNGALVAAIQAASGVEPIMIGKPETPAMHEILELAHATAADTVVVGDRLDTDIQAGNRIGATTVLVLTGITTQAEAEAAQGDSKPHFVIERLPDLLNVLGIND